A single Pseudomonas sp. MM223 DNA region contains:
- the hflC gene encoding Modulator of FtsH protease HflC (*Name hflC), protein MSNRSLIALIAAVVLAIVAWNSFYIVSQTERAVLLRFGKVVQADVQPGLHVKIPYVNQVRKFDARLMTLDAPTQRFLTLEKKAVMVDAYAKWRVKDAERFYTATSGMKQIADERLSRRLESGLRDQFGKRTLHEVVSGERDALMADITASLNRMANKELGIEVVDVRVKAIDLPKEVNRSVFDRMSTEREREAREHRAKGNELAEGIRADADRQRRVLLAEAYREAEETRGDGDAQAAAIYAKAYSQDADFYAFHRSLQAYRESFSSKSDVLVLDPKNEFFRYLDKSRP, encoded by the coding sequence ATGAGCAATAGATCGCTGATCGCCCTGATCGCCGCCGTCGTTCTGGCCATCGTGGCCTGGAACAGCTTCTACATCGTGTCCCAGACTGAGCGTGCGGTACTGCTGCGCTTCGGTAAGGTGGTCCAGGCGGACGTTCAGCCTGGCCTGCACGTGAAGATTCCGTACGTGAACCAGGTGCGCAAGTTCGACGCCCGCCTCATGACCCTTGACGCCCCGACCCAGCGGTTCCTGACCCTGGAGAAGAAAGCGGTAATGGTCGACGCCTACGCCAAGTGGCGCGTCAAGGATGCCGAGCGCTTCTACACTGCCACGTCCGGCATGAAGCAGATCGCCGACGAGCGTCTGTCGCGTCGCCTGGAAAGCGGGCTGCGCGACCAGTTCGGTAAACGGACCCTGCACGAGGTGGTTTCCGGTGAACGTGATGCACTGATGGCTGACATCACTGCATCGCTGAACCGCATGGCCAACAAGGAGCTGGGCATCGAGGTGGTCGACGTGCGCGTCAAGGCCATCGACCTGCCGAAGGAAGTGAACCGCAGCGTGTTCGACCGCATGAGCACCGAGCGTGAGCGTGAAGCTCGCGAGCACCGTGCCAAGGGTAACGAGCTGGCTGAAGGTATTCGTGCCGATGCCGACCGTCAGCGCCGTGTGCTGCTGGCCGAGGCCTACCGCGAAGCAGAAGAAACCCGTGGTGACGGCGACGCCCAGGCGGCTGCCATCTATGCCAAGGCCTACAGCCAGGACGCTGATTTCTATGCGTTCCACCGTAGCCTGCAGGCGTACCGCGAGAGCTTCTCGAGCAAAAGCGACGTGCTGGTCCTGGACCCGAAGAACGAGTTCTTCCGTTACCTGGACAAGAGCAGGCCGTGA
- the hflK gene encoding Modulator of FtsH protease HflK (*Name hflK) translates to MAWNEPGGNSNNQDPWGGRRGGGGGGGDKKGPPDLDEAFRKLQDSLNGMFGGNKKRGGGDRNVGKGGGLGLLGIGLAVLAAIWLYSAVYVVDEQEQAVVLRFGKYHETVGPGLNIYFPPIDRKYMENVTRERAYTKQGQMLTEDENIVEVPLTVQYKISNLQDFVLNVDQPEVSLQHATDSALRHVVGSTSMDQVLTEGREQMAVDIRERLQRFLDNYRTGITVTQVNVQSAAAPREVQEAFDDVIRAREDEQRARNQAESYANGVVPEARGQAQRIIEDANGYRDEVIARAKGEADRFTKLVAEYHKAPDVTRQRLYLETMQEVYSNSSKVMVATKDGQNNLLYLPLDKMVEGSRNPSAPTTSVSPSVNDAAARAAQDLQQQQQPLRTRESR, encoded by the coding sequence ATGGCTTGGAACGAGCCGGGTGGCAACTCGAACAATCAGGATCCCTGGGGCGGCCGCCGTGGTGGCGGTGGCGGTGGTGGTGACAAGAAAGGTCCGCCGGATCTGGACGAGGCCTTCCGCAAACTGCAGGACAGCCTGAACGGCATGTTCGGCGGTAACAAGAAACGTGGCGGCGGTGACCGCAATGTCGGCAAGGGCGGTGGCCTTGGCCTGCTGGGCATCGGCCTGGCGGTACTGGCTGCCATCTGGCTGTACAGTGCCGTGTACGTGGTCGACGAGCAGGAGCAGGCCGTGGTGCTGCGCTTCGGCAAGTACCATGAGACGGTCGGTCCCGGCCTGAACATCTACTTCCCGCCGATTGATCGCAAGTACATGGAAAACGTCACGCGCGAGCGTGCCTACACCAAGCAGGGCCAGATGCTGACCGAAGACGAGAACATCGTCGAGGTGCCGCTGACCGTCCAGTACAAGATCAGCAACCTGCAGGACTTCGTGCTTAACGTCGACCAGCCTGAGGTAAGCCTGCAGCACGCGACCGACAGTGCCCTGCGCCACGTGGTGGGTTCCACCTCGATGGACCAGGTACTGACCGAAGGCCGTGAGCAGATGGCCGTGGATATCCGCGAACGCCTGCAGCGCTTCCTCGACAACTACCGTACCGGTATCACCGTTACCCAGGTCAACGTACAGAGCGCGGCAGCCCCGCGTGAAGTGCAGGAAGCCTTCGACGACGTGATCCGTGCCCGTGAAGACGAGCAGCGTGCCCGCAACCAGGCCGAGTCCTACGCCAATGGCGTGGTGCCGGAAGCCCGTGGTCAGGCACAGCGCATCATCGAGGACGCCAACGGTTACCGCGACGAAGTCATCGCCCGCGCCAAGGGTGAGGCCGACCGCTTCACCAAGCTGGTTGCCGAGTACCACAAGGCACCTGACGTGACCCGTCAGCGTCTGTACCTGGAGACCATGCAAGAGGTCTACAGCAATTCGAGCAAGGTCATGGTGGCGACCAAGGACGGGCAGAACAACCTGCTCTACCTGCCACTGGACAAGATGGTCGAAGGCAGCCGCAACCCGTCCGCGCCAACCACCAGCGTGTCGCCATCGGTCAACGATGCGGCTGCCCGTGCGGCGCAGGACCTGCAACAGCAACAGCAGCCGCTGCGTACTAGGGAGAGCCGCTGA
- the hflX gene encoding GTPase HflX (*Name hflX): protein MFFERHGGGERALLVHLEGQNPEAREDPQEFRELALSAGADIVSLVTVARHQPTAKYLIGSGKVEELHDLVHAEQVDLVIFNHTLTPSQERNLERVFECRVLDRTGLILDIFAQRARTHEGKLQVELAQLDHMSTRLVRGWTHLERQKGGIGLRGPGETQLETDRRLLRVRIRQIKSRLEKVRSQREQARRGRKRADIPSVSLVGYTNAGKSTLFNALTESEVYAADQLFATLDPTLRRLELNDLGPIVLADTVGFIRHLPHKLVEAFRATLEESSNSDLLLHVIDAHEPERMEQIEQVLAVLGEIGAEGLPILEVYNKLDLLEDVEPQIQRNADGKPERVWVSARDGRGLELVGQAIAELLGDDLFVGTLCLEQRFARLRAQFFALGAVQSEEHDEEGRSLLSVRLPMVELNRLVSREGMEPQVFVEQHTLQ from the coding sequence TTGTTCTTTGAGCGCCACGGTGGTGGTGAACGGGCATTGCTCGTTCACTTGGAAGGTCAGAACCCTGAGGCGCGCGAAGATCCGCAGGAGTTTCGGGAGCTGGCATTATCGGCCGGGGCGGACATCGTCTCGCTGGTGACAGTGGCAAGGCATCAGCCTACGGCCAAATACCTGATTGGCAGCGGCAAGGTCGAGGAATTGCACGACCTGGTCCATGCCGAACAGGTAGACCTGGTGATTTTCAATCACACCCTTACGCCCAGTCAGGAGCGCAACCTTGAACGTGTGTTCGAGTGCCGCGTGCTCGACCGTACCGGGCTGATTCTCGATATTTTCGCCCAACGGGCGCGTACCCATGAAGGCAAGCTGCAAGTCGAACTGGCCCAGCTTGATCACATGAGCACGCGGCTGGTGCGTGGCTGGACCCACCTTGAGCGACAAAAAGGTGGTATCGGCCTGCGTGGCCCGGGTGAAACCCAGCTCGAAACCGACCGCCGCCTGTTGCGGGTGCGCATTCGCCAGATCAAGTCACGCCTGGAGAAAGTACGCAGCCAGCGTGAGCAGGCGCGTCGCGGGCGCAAGCGCGCGGATATCCCTTCAGTGTCGCTGGTGGGTTATACCAACGCCGGCAAGTCCACGCTGTTCAACGCCCTGACCGAGTCCGAGGTGTACGCCGCGGACCAGCTGTTCGCCACCCTCGACCCGACCCTGCGCCGGCTTGAGCTCAACGACCTGGGGCCGATCGTGCTGGCCGACACCGTGGGCTTCATTCGCCACCTGCCGCACAAGCTGGTCGAGGCATTTCGGGCTACGCTCGAAGAGTCGAGCAACTCCGACCTGCTGCTGCACGTGATCGACGCCCATGAGCCAGAGCGCATGGAGCAGATCGAGCAGGTGTTGGCCGTGTTGGGCGAGATTGGCGCTGAAGGCTTGCCGATCCTCGAGGTGTATAACAAACTCGACCTGCTCGAAGATGTCGAGCCACAGATCCAGCGCAATGCCGATGGCAAGCCGGAACGGGTCTGGGTATCGGCACGCGATGGGCGTGGTCTGGAGCTGGTTGGCCAGGCGATTGCCGAGTTGCTGGGGGATGATCTGTTTGTCGGTACCCTGTGTCTGGAGCAGCGTTTTGCCCGCTTGCGCGCGCAATTCTTTGCTTTGGGTGCCGTGCAGAGTGAGGAGCATGATGAAGAAGGGCGCAGCCTGCTGAGCGTGCGACTGCCCATGGTCGAATTGAATCGCCTGGTCAGCCGTGAAGGCATGGAGCCGCAAGTGTTTGTCGAGCAACACACTTTGCAATAA
- the hfq gene encoding RNA-binding protein Hfq (*Name hfq) encodes MSKGHSLQDPYLNTLRKEKVPVSIYLVNGIKLQGSIESFDQFVVLLKNTVSQMVYKHAISTVVPARPVRLPSPSDSDLGDSEPGNA; translated from the coding sequence ATGTCAAAAGGGCATTCGCTACAAGACCCTTACTTGAACACCTTGAGAAAAGAAAAGGTTCCGGTATCTATCTACCTGGTCAACGGCATCAAACTGCAGGGCTCGATCGAATCGTTCGACCAGTTCGTGGTACTGCTGAAGAACACCGTCAGCCAAATGGTCTACAAACACGCCATTTCGACCGTGGTGCCTGCCCGTCCGGTTCGCCTGCCAAGCCCGTCCGATTCCGACCTCGGCGACAGCGAGCCAGGCAACGCCTGA
- the miaA gene encoding tRNA dimethylallyltransferase (*Name miaA): MSGKPPAIFLMGPTAAGKTDLAIELTKVLPCELISVDSALVYRGMDIGSAKPSKEILAAHPHRLIDIRDPAESYSAAQFRADALEAMADITARGKIPLLVGGTMLYYKALIDGLADMPAADAAVRADLEAQAEALGLAELHRQLAEIDPESAARIHPNDPQRLIRALEVYRVSGESMTAHRQRQFAESRGADAGAGGHLPYTVASLAIAPTDRHILHQRIALRFSQMLEQGFVDEVRSLRARSDLHAGLPSIRAVGYRQVWDYLDGTLTENEMRERGIIATRQLAKRQFTWLRGWPDVHWLDSMACDNLSRTLKYLGAISILS, encoded by the coding sequence ATGAGCGGCAAGCCCCCTGCAATATTCCTGATGGGCCCGACGGCGGCCGGCAAGACCGACCTGGCTATCGAGCTGACCAAAGTGCTGCCGTGCGAGCTGATCAGCGTCGACTCGGCACTGGTCTATCGCGGCATGGACATCGGTTCGGCCAAACCGTCGAAAGAAATTCTCGCCGCCCACCCGCACCGGCTGATCGACATCCGTGACCCGGCCGAGAGCTATTCGGCCGCGCAATTTCGCGCCGATGCCCTGGAGGCCATGGCCGACATCACCGCACGGGGCAAGATCCCGCTGCTGGTGGGCGGTACCATGCTCTATTACAAGGCGTTGATCGATGGCCTGGCCGACATGCCGGCAGCCGATGCTGCGGTACGCGCCGACCTGGAAGCCCAGGCCGAGGCGCTGGGGCTGGCCGAACTGCACCGCCAATTGGCCGAGATCGACCCGGAATCGGCGGCGCGCATCCACCCGAACGACCCGCAGCGGCTGATCCGCGCGCTGGAGGTATACCGGGTGAGCGGCGAGAGCATGACGGCTCATCGCCAGCGTCAATTCGCGGAAAGTCGCGGCGCAGACGCAGGCGCTGGCGGACATTTGCCCTATACTGTCGCGAGTTTGGCGATTGCTCCTACAGATCGTCACATTTTGCATCAGCGAATTGCGTTACGATTTTCGCAGATGCTGGAACAGGGCTTCGTTGACGAGGTCCGATCGCTGCGAGCCAGAAGTGACTTGCACGCCGGGCTGCCGTCTATACGGGCAGTGGGGTATCGGCAGGTCTGGGATTACCTGGACGGCACGCTGACTGAGAATGAGATGCGAGAACGCGGTATCATTGCTACCCGGCAGCTGGCCAAGCGGCAGTTCACCTGGTTGCGTGGCTGGCCTGATGTGCATTGGCTTGACAGCATGGCCTGCGACAATCTGTCCCGCACCTTGAAATACCTTGGGGCCATCTCCATATTGAGCTGA
- the mutL gene encoding DNA mismatch repair protein MutL (*Name mutL), whose translation MSGGSRIQLLSPRLANQIAAGEVVERPASVAKELLENSLDSGARRIDVEVEQGGVKLLKVRDDGGGISADDLPLALARHATSKIRELEDLEGVLSLGFRGEALASISSVARLTLTSRTASATEAWQVETEGRDMTPRVQPAAHPVGTSVEVRDLFFNTPARRKFLKAEKTEFDHLQEVIRRLALARFDVGFHLRHNGKSILSLHEAHDETARARRVGAICGPGFMEQALPIDVERNGLRLWGWVGLPTFSRSQADLQYFFVNGRAVRDKLVAHAVRQAYRDVLFNGRHPTFVLFLELEPNGVDVNVHPTKHEVRFREGRSVHDFLYGTLHRALADVRPEDQLAAPAAVSEMVRPTGQQAGEFGPQGEMRLASPVLERPQAPQHAISNGGSGAGYQYQYTPRPSQPVPAAEAQAVYREFYKPLEDGAAPVTTLPESQGDIPPLGYALAQLKGIYILAENAVGLVLVDMHAAHERIMYERLKVAMASEGLSGQPLLVPETLALSQREADCAEEHAQWFQRLGFELQRLGPETLAIRQIPALLKQAEANRLVQDVLADLMEYGTSDRIQAHLNELLGTMACHGAVRANRRLAIPEMNALLRDMENTERSGQCNHGRPTWTQMGLDDLDKLFLRGR comes from the coding sequence ATGAGTGGCGGGTCGCGCATCCAGCTGCTTAGCCCGCGGCTGGCCAACCAGATTGCCGCCGGCGAGGTAGTCGAGCGGCCGGCCTCTGTTGCCAAAGAGTTGTTGGAAAACAGCCTGGACTCCGGTGCCCGACGCATCGATGTGGAAGTGGAGCAGGGCGGCGTCAAGTTGCTCAAGGTGCGGGACGATGGCGGCGGTATTTCTGCTGACGACCTGCCGCTGGCCCTGGCGCGTCACGCCACCAGCAAGATCCGCGAGCTGGAGGACCTTGAAGGTGTATTGAGCCTGGGGTTTCGCGGCGAGGCCTTGGCTTCGATCAGCTCGGTGGCGCGCCTGACCCTGACTTCGCGTACTGCCAGTGCCACTGAGGCCTGGCAGGTCGAAACCGAAGGCCGTGACATGACCCCGCGGGTGCAGCCGGCGGCACACCCTGTGGGTACCTCGGTGGAAGTGCGCGACCTGTTCTTCAATACCCCGGCCCGGCGCAAGTTCCTCAAGGCCGAGAAAACCGAATTCGATCACCTGCAGGAAGTCATCCGCCGGTTGGCGCTGGCGCGTTTCGACGTCGGCTTCCACCTGCGCCACAACGGCAAGAGCATCCTCAGCCTACACGAGGCCCATGACGAAACCGCACGGGCGCGGCGGGTAGGTGCCATTTGCGGCCCGGGCTTCATGGAGCAGGCGCTGCCGATCGACGTCGAGCGCAACGGCTTGCGCCTGTGGGGCTGGGTCGGGCTGCCGACCTTCTCGCGTAGCCAGGCAGACCTGCAGTACTTCTTCGTCAATGGCCGCGCAGTGCGCGACAAGCTGGTCGCCCACGCTGTGCGTCAGGCCTACCGTGACGTGCTGTTCAATGGTCGGCACCCGACATTCGTGCTGTTCCTGGAGCTGGAGCCCAACGGCGTCGACGTCAATGTGCACCCGACCAAGCACGAAGTGCGCTTCCGCGAGGGGCGCTCGGTGCACGACTTCCTGTATGGCACCCTGCACCGCGCGCTGGCCGATGTGCGCCCGGAAGACCAGTTGGCCGCGCCTGCCGCCGTCTCAGAGATGGTCCGCCCCACTGGCCAGCAGGCTGGTGAGTTCGGCCCACAGGGCGAAATGCGCCTGGCCTCGCCAGTGCTTGAGCGGCCCCAGGCGCCGCAGCATGCCATCTCCAATGGCGGCAGTGGCGCCGGTTACCAGTATCAATACACCCCGCGCCCTTCGCAGCCTGTGCCGGCCGCCGAGGCGCAGGCGGTGTATCGCGAGTTCTACAAGCCGCTGGAAGACGGTGCGGCGCCAGTGACGACGCTGCCCGAAAGCCAGGGTGACATTCCCCCGTTGGGCTACGCGTTGGCGCAGCTCAAGGGTATTTATATCCTGGCCGAGAACGCCGTTGGCCTGGTGCTGGTAGACATGCATGCCGCCCACGAGCGCATCATGTACGAGCGCCTCAAGGTGGCCATGGCCAGCGAAGGCCTTAGCGGCCAGCCGCTGCTGGTGCCCGAAACCCTGGCCTTGAGCCAGCGCGAAGCGGATTGCGCCGAAGAGCATGCGCAGTGGTTCCAGCGCCTGGGCTTCGAACTGCAGCGCCTGGGCCCCGAGACCTTGGCGATCCGCCAGATTCCGGCTTTGCTCAAGCAGGCCGAGGCCAACCGACTGGTGCAGGATGTACTTGCCGACCTGATGGAGTACGGCACCAGCGACCGTATCCAGGCGCACCTCAATGAGCTGCTCGGCACCATGGCCTGCCACGGCGCCGTGCGCGCCAACCGGCGCCTGGCAATCCCCGAAATGAACGCCCTGCTGCGCGACATGGAAAACACCGAGCGCAGTGGCCAGTGCAACCATGGCCGTCCCACCTGGACCCAAATGGGCCTGGACGACCTGGACAAACTCTTCCTGCGCGGTCGATGA
- the amiC_2 gene encoding N-acetylmuramoyl-L-alanine amidase AmiC (*Name amiC_2), whose amino-acid sequence MRIRALVAIVGLLLTTVTVEALAVTQVKSVRLWRAPDNTRLVFDLSGPVQHSVFTLSAPDRLVIDINGATLAAPLNVATSNTPISSVRSAQRTPTDLRVVVDLKKSVTPKSFTLAPNAQYGNRLVVDLYDQEADAIAASAPPPAPAPVQTPATTPAVPVSPAQPAIKLPPVPSGKREIVVAIDAGHGGEDPGASGSRGQHEKDIVLQIAKELQRQINSERGFRAELTRTGDYFIPLRKRTEIARKKGADLFISIHADAAPSRAAFGASVFALSDRGATSETARWLADTENRSDLIGGAGNVSLDDKDRMLAGVLLDLSMTATLSSSLNVGQKVLGNMGRVTSLHKQRVEQAGFMVLKSPDIPSILVETGFISNNNEAAKLATASHQQALARSIHTGVRQYFQQNPPPGTYIAWLRDTGKIAAGPREHTVRPGETLAMLAVRYQVSVASLRSTNSLKTDELKVGQRLDVPATTLAAQ is encoded by the coding sequence ATGCGCATACGCGCACTGGTCGCCATCGTTGGGCTGCTGCTGACAACGGTGACCGTTGAGGCTCTGGCCGTCACTCAAGTCAAGAGCGTGCGCCTGTGGCGCGCGCCAGACAACACACGGCTGGTCTTCGACCTGTCTGGTCCCGTGCAGCACAGCGTCTTCACCTTGAGCGCGCCTGATCGCCTGGTTATCGACATCAATGGCGCAACCCTGGCTGCGCCATTGAACGTGGCCACCTCCAACACGCCGATCAGCAGCGTGCGTTCGGCCCAGCGCACTCCGACCGACCTGCGGGTGGTGGTCGACCTGAAAAAGTCGGTCACCCCGAAAAGCTTCACGCTGGCGCCAAATGCCCAATACGGCAATCGCCTGGTGGTCGACCTGTACGATCAGGAAGCCGATGCCATTGCGGCCAGCGCGCCACCTCCGGCCCCGGCGCCGGTACAGACGCCGGCTACCACGCCAGCGGTGCCGGTATCCCCGGCACAGCCCGCCATCAAGTTGCCGCCGGTGCCGAGCGGCAAGCGTGAAATCGTGGTTGCCATCGACGCCGGCCACGGTGGCGAAGACCCGGGTGCGTCCGGTTCGCGCGGCCAGCATGAAAAAGACATCGTGCTGCAGATTGCCAAAGAGCTGCAGCGCCAGATCAACAGCGAAAGGGGCTTCCGTGCCGAACTGACCCGCACGGGCGACTACTTCATTCCACTGCGCAAACGCACGGAAATCGCCCGCAAGAAGGGCGCCGACCTGTTCATCTCTATCCACGCCGACGCCGCACCGTCGCGGGCTGCATTTGGTGCCTCGGTGTTCGCCCTGTCCGACCGCGGCGCCACCTCCGAAACCGCACGCTGGCTGGCCGACACGGAAAACCGTTCTGACCTGATCGGCGGTGCCGGCAACGTCAGCCTCGATGACAAGGACCGCATGCTGGCTGGCGTGCTGCTGGACCTGTCGATGACCGCCACGCTCAGTTCCAGCCTCAACGTGGGGCAGAAGGTGCTGGGCAACATGGGCCGTGTCACCTCGCTGCACAAGCAGCGTGTGGAGCAGGCCGGCTTCATGGTGCTGAAGTCGCCGGATATCCCTTCGATCCTCGTTGAAACCGGGTTCATCTCGAACAACAACGAAGCTGCCAAGCTGGCCACCGCCAGCCATCAGCAGGCCTTGGCCCGTTCGATTCATACCGGTGTGCGCCAGTACTTCCAGCAGAACCCGCCGCCGGGCACCTACATCGCCTGGCTGCGTGACACCGGCAAGATTGCCGCAGGCCCGCGTGAGCACACGGTACGCCCAGGCGAAACCCTGGCAATGCTCGCCGTGCGCTATCAGGTCAGCGTGGCCAGCCTGCGCAGCACCAACAGCCTCAAGACTGATGAGCTGAAGGTTGGCCAGCGCCTCGATGTCCCTGCAACCACATTGGCCGCGCAATGA
- the tsaE gene encoding tRNA threonylcarbamoyladenosine biosynthesis protein TsaE (*Name tsaE) — MSGITLFLADEEATVKFGAALAEVTGGRGVIFLEGDLGAGKTTLSRGLIRGLGHKGAVKSPTFTVVEPYEIGEVRAFHFDLYRLVDPEELEFMGIRDYFEGDPLCLFEWPQKGAGVLPKPDLTITISPQAGGRSLILSPQGARGEAWCVALAKHYKQ; from the coding sequence GTGTCTGGCATAACCCTGTTTCTGGCCGATGAAGAGGCCACGGTCAAGTTTGGCGCAGCACTGGCCGAGGTGACCGGCGGTCGCGGCGTGATCTTTCTTGAAGGCGACCTGGGTGCGGGCAAGACTACGCTTTCCCGAGGGCTGATCCGTGGCCTGGGCCATAAAGGTGCAGTGAAAAGCCCTACCTTTACCGTGGTCGAACCCTACGAAATCGGTGAGGTGCGGGCCTTCCACTTCGACCTGTATCGTCTGGTCGATCCGGAGGAGCTGGAGTTCATGGGCATTCGTGACTATTTCGAGGGCGACCCGCTGTGCCTGTTCGAGTGGCCACAAAAGGGTGCGGGCGTTTTGCCAAAGCCTGACCTGACCATTACCATAAGCCCCCAAGCGGGCGGACGCTCGCTGATCCTATCGCCGCAGGGGGCTCGCGGCGAGGCCTGGTGCGTGGCACTGGCCAAACACTATAAACAGTAA
- the nnr gene encoding Bifunctional NAD(P)H-hydrate repair enzyme Nnr (*Name nnr), whose protein sequence is MPQTKQPSHAPQLLSSVTVAHLPTRPAHAHKGDFGHVLVVGGDLGTGGAVLLSAEAALRCGAGLVSVATRPEHVGASLARLPETMCLGIEPANQLMGVLERASVLVVGPGLGQAAWGRSLLSAVANAERPQVWDADALNLLARTPLALPSGSILTPHPGEAARLLGISTEAVQADRQGAARKLARRYNSVCVLKGAGTLVADPAGQLMLCERGHPAMAGAGFGDVLTGVLAALLAQGLDAWQAAGLGVWLHACAGERLGVKGRGLAASDLAPVIREFLEEHSACLA, encoded by the coding sequence ATGCCGCAGACCAAACAACCCAGCCATGCCCCGCAGCTGCTCAGCAGTGTGACCGTCGCGCACCTGCCAACGCGGCCTGCGCATGCCCATAAGGGCGACTTCGGCCATGTACTGGTGGTCGGTGGCGACCTGGGTACCGGCGGTGCCGTGCTGTTGAGCGCTGAGGCGGCCCTGCGCTGTGGTGCCGGGCTGGTCAGCGTGGCGACGCGCCCGGAGCATGTTGGCGCGAGCCTGGCCCGCCTGCCCGAAACCATGTGCCTGGGCATCGAGCCGGCCAACCAGTTGATGGGCGTGCTGGAGCGCGCCTCGGTGCTGGTGGTTGGGCCGGGGTTGGGGCAGGCGGCGTGGGGGCGTAGCCTGCTGTCGGCAGTGGCCAATGCCGAGCGGCCGCAGGTGTGGGACGCAGACGCCCTGAATTTGCTGGCGCGTACCCCCTTGGCCCTGCCCAGTGGCAGCATCCTCACCCCGCACCCGGGGGAGGCGGCGCGGTTGCTGGGCATTTCAACCGAGGCGGTGCAGGCCGACCGCCAGGGCGCTGCGCGCAAGCTGGCGCGCCGTTACAACAGCGTTTGCGTGCTCAAGGGGGCCGGCACCCTGGTGGCCGACCCGGCCGGGCAGCTGATGCTGTGCGAGCGAGGCCACCCGGCGATGGCCGGGGCCGGCTTCGGCGATGTGCTGACCGGTGTGCTGGCGGCGTTGCTGGCCCAAGGGCTGGATGCCTGGCAGGCCGCTGGCCTGGGGGTGTGGTTGCATGCCTGTGCAGGCGAGCGGCTGGGTGTGAAAGGTAGAGGCCTGGCGGCCAGTGATCTGGCGCCGGTCATTCGTGAGTTTCTGGAGGAGCATTCTGCGTGTCTGGCATAA
- the queG gene encoding Epoxyqueuosine reductase (*Name queG): MSSCTPDLAQLAQSIKIWGQELGFAHVGIAGVDLGEHEHHLQRWLDAGYQGEMEYLGAHGSKRSHPDQLIPGTVRVVSLRMDYLSGDTQMAQRLAQPEKAYISRYALGRDYHKLVRKRVQFLADRIQEAIGPFGYRAFVDSAPVLEKALAEQAGLGWIGKNTLLLNRKAGSYFFLAELFVDLPLPVDEATTSEHCGRCQACLDICPTQAFVGPYVLDARRCISYLTIELKGAIPVELRPMMGNRVFGCDDCQIVCPWNRFAKHSQEQDFQPRHGLENAELAEMFLWDERTFLRRTEGGPLRRAGYERFLRNLAVGLGNAPSTIPVIEALKARRDDESELVREHVEWALARHDIQ; this comes from the coding sequence ATGTCCAGCTGCACACCTGACCTCGCCCAACTGGCCCAATCGATCAAGATTTGGGGCCAGGAACTCGGTTTTGCCCACGTTGGCATCGCCGGGGTCGACCTTGGCGAACACGAACACCACCTGCAGCGCTGGCTCGATGCCGGCTACCAGGGCGAGATGGAGTACCTGGGTGCGCACGGCAGCAAGCGCTCGCACCCCGACCAACTGATTCCCGGCACGGTGCGGGTGGTCTCGCTGCGCATGGACTACCTGTCCGGCGACACACAGATGGCGCAGCGCCTGGCACAGCCAGAAAAGGCCTACATATCGCGCTATGCGCTGGGCCGGGACTACCACAAGCTGGTGCGCAAGCGCGTGCAGTTCCTGGCCGACCGCATCCAGGAAGCCATCGGCCCGTTCGGCTACCGCGCATTCGTCGACAGCGCGCCGGTGCTGGAGAAGGCCCTGGCCGAACAGGCCGGGCTGGGCTGGATCGGCAAGAACACCCTGCTGCTCAACCGCAAGGCGGGCAGTTACTTCTTCCTTGCCGAGCTGTTTGTCGACCTGCCGTTACCGGTAGACGAAGCGACTACCAGCGAACACTGCGGGCGCTGCCAGGCCTGCCTGGACATCTGCCCGACCCAAGCGTTTGTGGGGCCCTATGTGCTGGATGCGCGGCGTTGCATCTCATACCTGACCATCGAGCTGAAGGGCGCGATCCCCGTCGAGTTGCGCCCAATGATGGGCAACCGGGTGTTCGGTTGTGATGACTGCCAGATCGTCTGCCCGTGGAACCGCTTTGCCAAGCACAGCCAGGAGCAGGACTTCCAGCCACGGCATGGGCTGGAGAATGCCGAGCTGGCGGAAATGTTCCTGTGGGATGAGCGCACCTTCCTGCGCAGGACCGAGGGCGGGCCGTTGCGGCGGGCGGGGTATGAGCGGTTCTTGCGTAACCTGGCGGTTGGGTTGGGCAATGCGCCGTCGACGATTCCAGTGATCGAGGCGCTGAAGGCACGCCGTGACGATGAATCGGAACTGGTGCGCGAACATGTGGAGTGGGCGCTGGCCCGGCACGACATTCAATAG